One part of the Plasmodium yoelii strain 17X genome assembly, chromosome: 13 genome encodes these proteins:
- a CDS encoding cytochrome c oxidase subunit ApiCOX26, putative gives MFIFHNAQHYFNAFRNFNGCYTDNKLLKYFFKKSYNNWFNDPSQYNYYFISYYAVAISFGVVLRNLLFNPDVHFRRQDKRRNIVDRYQHHAYSLPYYNHWLRNFSQSFKSSIIDNEPDYQENDPLSFRPKRTSFYARFPFFFEIPKYNVDNPHYEKNSHKYMQEYYESIGYIPTTENTEE, from the coding sequence ATGTTTATATTTCACAACGCGCAGCATTATTTCAATGCCTTTCGGAACTTCAATGGCTGCTATACAGATAATAAGTTATTgaagtatttttttaaaaaaagttacAACAATTGGTTTAATGACCCAAGTCAATATaactattattttatatccTATTATGCTGTAGCAATATCCTTTGGTGTTGTTTTACGTAACCTATTATTTAATCCTGATGTGCATTTTAGAAGGCAAGATAAAAGACGAAACATAGTTGATAGGTATCAGCATCATGCCTATTCGCTTCCGTATTATAATCATTGGTTAAGAAATTTCAGTCAGTCATTTAAAAGTAGTATAATAGACAATGAACCAGATTATCAGGAGAATGACCCTTTATCCTTTAGGCCCAAAAGAACCTCGTTTTATGCACGattcccatttttttttgaaattccAAAATATAATGTAGATAATCCACATTACGAAAAAAATTCACACAAATATATGCAGGAATATTACGAAAGTATTGGTTATATTCCCACAACCGAAAACACTGAGGAATAA
- a CDS encoding leucine carboxyl methyltransferase, putative: MDCAESSNRNVQGTTYEAASSKLSAIQLGYYHDPYMQYFVKRRERRSPLINRGYYSRVAAIRQYIEMFVKSLGNDELVQVVNIGAGLDTMFFWIYEQYKNIKYYEMDFYELLNEKKNIINNVELLNKFLISNDKCVQNEKDLINCENYKMVSFDLNDANSMEQKLTNSGFDFSLPTVFLCECVLIYLEVESSDNLIKTLSELMKNTACIVVYEQVNPNTAFGAIMIDNFNQRGISLKSIYKYNSLELQMERYKRLGWSNVYINDMNEIYDYHINSEEKKKIEKIEMFDEFEEWRLLQNHYFILVAFNCHKNIHSNKLKQFLENKKTKGG, translated from the exons ATGGATTGTGCAGAATCATCCAATAGAAATGTTCAAGGAACAACATACGAAGCAGCTAGTAGTAAACT ATCTGCGATTCAATTGGGATATTACCATGATCcatatatgcaatattttgttaaaaggAGAGAGAGGAGAAGCCCTCTAATAAATAGAG GTTATTATTCACGAGTTGCTGCGATAAGGCAATATATCGAGATGTTTGTTAAATCATTAGGGAAT GATGAATTAGTTCAGGTAGTAAATATAGGGGCTGGATTGGATACAATGTTTTTTTGGATATAT gaacagtataaaaatattaaatactaCGAAATGGACTTTTATGAATtgttaaatgaaaaaaaaaatataataaataatgttgaattattaaacaaatttttaataagtaATGACAAATGTgtacaaaatgaaaaagatcttataaattgtgaaaattataaaatggtTTCTTTTGATTTAAATGATGCTAATTCGATGGaacaaaaattaacaaatagTGGTTTTGATTTTTCATTACCAACTGTATTTTTATGTGAGTGTGTTTTGATTTATTTAGAAGTTGAAAGCAGcgataatttaattaaaaccTTAAGTGAACTTATGAAAAACACTGCATGTATAGTTGTATACGAACAA GTTAACCCGAATACCGCATTTGGGGCAATAATGATAGACAACTTTAATCAGAGAGGAATAAGTTTAAAAAGTATTTACAAATACAACAGTTTAGAATTACAAATGGAAAGATATAAAAGGTTAGGATGGTCCAACGtgtatataaatgatatgaacgaaatatatgattatcatataaattcagaagaaaaaaaaaaaatagaaaaaatcgAAATGTTTGATGAGTTTGAGGAATGGAGATTATTGCAAAATCATTATTTCATACTGGTTGCATTTAATTgccataaaaatatacattctaataaattaaaacagtttttagaaaataaaaaaacaaaagggGGATAA
- a CDS encoding vesicle-associated membrane protein, putative, which translates to MKLLRVTPEKNIEFPLVHFQAVTQVVKLENISDRKVAFKIKTTAPNNYLVRPSFGLINVRETIDIQIILQPLSDKDNISNDKFQVQCLNVDNDTTVDKQFWVTVNKSEIQDHKLVVVLNDETSSKLPHSYLPSNNNPLSEMNHKNHNLNYTDTSINPDDGLKGSLPSMQRKYHELLNYCVFVDKQKVALEKENESLKNQLKAYNNNCNKFFIDSKLIPVIIVIIAIVTKSMGYW; encoded by the exons atgaaactaCTAAGAGTTACCcccgaaaaaaatattgaattcCCTCTTGTACATTTTCAAGCAGTTACACAAGTAGTTAAGTTAGAAAATATAAGTGATAGAAAAGTCgcatttaaaataaaaacaactGCTCCAAATAACTATTTAGTTAGACCATCTTTTGGGCTAATTAATGTAAGAGAAACAATAGACATTCAAATCATTTTACAGCCCTTATCagataaagataatatatcAAATGATAAATTTCAAGTTCAATGCTTAAATGTCGATAATGATACAACTGTTGATAAACAATTTTGGGTCACAGTTAATAAAAGTGAAATACAAGATCATAAACTTGTAGTTGTATTAAACGATGAAACCTCAAGTAAATTACCCCATTCATATTTACCATCTAATAATAATCCTCTTTCAGAAATGAATCATAAAAATcacaatttaaattatacGGATACTAGCATAAATCCAGATGAtg gaTTAAAAGGAAGTTTGCCGAGCATGCAGAGAAAATACCACGAGCTTTTAAATTATTGTGTTTTTGTGGATAAACAAAAAGTAGCATTAGAAAAAGAAAACGAAAGTTTAAAAAACCAATTGAAAGCATATAATAACAAttgtaataaattttttattgacAGTAAACTAATACCTGtaattattgttataataGCTATTGTGACAAAAAGTATGGGTTATTggtaa
- a CDS encoding triosephosphate isomerase, putative, whose translation MARKYFVSANWKCNGTEDSIKTLADSFNTVDFDPSKLDVVVFPVSVHYDLTRKLLNKKIGTGIQNVSKFGNGSYTGEVSAEIAKNLNIEYVLIGHFERRKYFNETDEDVRQKLQQAIKNNLKAVVCFGESLEQRESNKTIDVITKQVKAFVDLIENFDNVILAYEPIWAIGTGKTATPEQAQEVHKEIRKIVKEMCGEAQANKIRILYGGSVSVENCTSLIKQEDIDGFLVGTSSLKTSFTEIIKSAM comes from the exons atggcaagaaaatattttgtatCTGCTAACTGGAAATGTAATGGTACCGAAGATAGTATAAAAACTTTGGCAGACAGTTTTAATACCGTGGACTTCGATCCAAGCAAACTAG ATGTTGTTGTATTCCCTGTAAGTGTACACTATGATCTTACtagaaaattattaaataaaaaaataggaaCTGGTATACAAAATGTTTCAAAATTTGGAAATGGTTCATATACTGGTGAAGTTAGTGCAGAAATTGCAAAAAACTTAAATATCGAATATGTTTTAATTGGCCATTTtgaaagaagaaaatattttaatgaaaCTGATGAAGATGTAAGGCAAAAGCTACAACAAGCtatcaaaaataatttaaaagcTGTTGTGTGTTTTGGTGAATCACTAGAACAAAGAGAATCCAACAAAACTATCGATGTAATCACAAAACAAGTAAAAGCTTTTGTTGATTTAATTGAAAACTTTGATAATGTCATATTAGCTTATGAACCTATCTGGGCTATTGGAACCGGAAAAACAGCCACACCAGAGCAAGCACAAGAAGTTCATAAAGAAATTAGAAAAATTGTAAAAGAAATGTGTGGAGAAGCTCAAGCAAATAAAATCAGAATTTTATACGGAGGTAGTGTTAGCGTTGAAAATTGTACTTCATTAATTAAGCAAGAAGATATCGATGGTTTCTTAGTTGGAACAAGCTCATTAAAGACCTCATTCActgaaattataaaatctgccatgtaa